The following coding sequences are from one Streptomyces angustmyceticus window:
- a CDS encoding 4'-phosphopantetheinyl transferase family protein: MTRDGFGRPVCAEPPAAVGRTTGDRLFLDTGGDAGRQFLALIRDLPVALSVHTVPRGPVGELLRPFTPLERDYVQEAPVGLRARRLARLWTRKEAALRLTGRGELAAADAIDALSGARDGRIDIPGTPAGPGSPVRPGGTAYVRELPAGPQTVACAATPSPVPGVRVWRAESPDGPDGAHHGRGPAAGTGGSRPAGSARA; encoded by the coding sequence GTGACCCGGGACGGTTTCGGACGTCCGGTGTGCGCGGAACCGCCCGCCGCCGTCGGCCGGACCACGGGCGACCGCCTTTTCCTCGACACCGGCGGAGACGCGGGCCGGCAGTTCCTGGCCCTGATCCGGGACCTTCCGGTGGCCCTGTCCGTGCACACCGTGCCGCGCGGACCGGTCGGCGAACTGCTGCGGCCCTTCACCCCGTTGGAGCGCGACTACGTCCAGGAGGCCCCGGTGGGCCTGCGGGCGCGGCGACTGGCCCGGCTGTGGACCCGTAAGGAGGCGGCGCTGCGGCTGACCGGCCGGGGCGAGCTGGCCGCCGCCGACGCGATCGACGCGCTGAGCGGCGCCCGCGACGGCCGGATCGACATCCCCGGGACCCCCGCGGGGCCCGGCTCCCCCGTACGCCCCGGCGGCACCGCCTACGTCCGCGAACTGCCCGCCGGCCCGCAGACCGTGGCCTGCGCGGCGACCCCGTCCCCGGTGCCCGGCGTCCGCGTCTGGCGGGCCGAGTCCCCCGACGGGCCGGACGGCGCGCACCACGGCCGCGGCCCGGCGGCCGGCACGGGCGGCTCCCGGCCCGCGGGCTCGGCCAGGGCGTGA
- the fabI gene encoding enoyl-ACP reductase FabI, protein MSGLLDGKQLVITGVITESSIAYAVARLAQEQGAKIVLTAYGRPSLVTRLARRLPEEPPVVELDVTDDAQLSTLADRVGEHLDGIDGVLHSVANAPAACLDGGFLTAPWRDVSAALHTSTYSLVALTMACRPLLRPRSSVVGVDFDASRAWPGYDWMGVAKAGLEACSRYLARDLGAHGIRANLVAAGPLRTLAARGIGGDGPSFEKSWATRAPLGWDPQDAEPVARTCVALLSDWLPATTGEIVHADGGHHMIGD, encoded by the coding sequence ATGAGCGGTCTGCTCGACGGAAAGCAGCTGGTCATCACCGGCGTGATCACGGAAAGCTCGATCGCCTACGCGGTGGCCAGGCTCGCCCAGGAACAGGGCGCCAAGATCGTCCTCACGGCCTACGGGCGGCCGAGCCTGGTGACCCGGCTCGCTCGCCGACTGCCGGAGGAACCCCCCGTGGTGGAGCTGGACGTCACGGACGACGCGCAGCTCAGCACCCTCGCCGACCGGGTCGGCGAGCACCTCGACGGCATCGACGGCGTGCTGCACTCGGTCGCCAACGCACCGGCCGCCTGCCTCGACGGCGGCTTCCTGACCGCACCGTGGCGCGATGTGTCCGCCGCCCTGCACACCTCGACGTACTCCCTGGTGGCGCTGACCATGGCCTGCCGGCCGCTGCTCCGCCCCCGGTCCTCCGTCGTCGGCGTCGACTTCGACGCCTCCCGTGCCTGGCCCGGCTACGACTGGATGGGCGTCGCCAAGGCCGGACTGGAAGCCTGCTCCCGCTATCTGGCGCGCGACCTCGGCGCGCACGGCATACGGGCCAACCTCGTCGCGGCCGGGCCCCTGCGCACCCTGGCCGCGCGCGGTATCGGCGGCGACGGCCCGTCCTTCGAGAAGAGCTGGGCGACCCGCGCCCCGCTCGGCTGGGACCCGCAGGACGCCGAACCGGTCGCCCGTACCTGTGTGGCGCTGCTGTCGGACTGGCTGCCCGCCACCACCGGCGAGATCGTGCACGCCGACGGCGGCCACCACATGATCGGCGACTGA
- a CDS encoding MaoC family dehydratase: MTDGAAAPATLCCGPYPIGRARIAAFAAALGDPHPAYTDPAAARALGHPDVIAPPTYLATLAGDAEDRLLAARPECPAPEGVVHRAQTLRHTRPAHAGDLLHATVRLAAATTLAGRPLLTLDCEFRDAHGDPVATTTSTLLCPATAPPGPHPLDTTGSEHP, translated from the coding sequence ATGACGGACGGAGCGGCGGCGCCCGCCACCCTGTGCTGCGGGCCGTACCCCATCGGACGGGCGCGGATCGCGGCCTTCGCCGCCGCGCTCGGCGACCCCCACCCCGCCTACACGGACCCGGCCGCCGCCCGCGCCCTCGGCCACCCGGACGTCATCGCCCCGCCCACCTACCTGGCCACCCTCGCCGGCGACGCCGAGGACCGGCTCCTGGCCGCCCGGCCCGAATGCCCGGCCCCCGAGGGCGTCGTGCACCGCGCACAGACCCTGCGCCACACCCGCCCCGCCCACGCCGGCGACCTCCTGCACGCGACCGTGCGCCTCGCCGCGGCCACCACCCTCGCCGGCCGACCCCTGCTCACCCTCGACTGCGAGTTCCGGGACGCGCACGGCGACCCGGTGGCCACCACCACGTCCACGCTGCTGTGCCCGGCCACCGCACCGCCCGGCCCACACCCGCTCGACACCACGGGATCGGAACACCCATGA
- a CDS encoding DUF6344 domain-containing protein yields the protein MAATKVMKFWAVCLAMLGKLLASLGVSATASAARRDAALYERTLGNENGGTDAPGADAPEVVRCAAPDRGPGTRTPAVPAPRAVPQYCHPAPARRMFARPELPPTIKQRISAEAHGTSPGLRTRLRSRTERSADELAAPAGAAPSGTAPSEAASAGAAPAGAASAGAASAGTAPDAGAEAVARPAAIPAARRHAHTARAV from the coding sequence ATGGCTGCGACCAAGGTCATGAAGTTCTGGGCGGTGTGCCTTGCCATGCTGGGCAAGCTGCTGGCATCACTGGGTGTCTCGGCGACGGCCTCGGCCGCGCGCCGGGATGCCGCACTGTACGAGCGGACCCTGGGCAACGAGAACGGGGGCACCGACGCCCCGGGTGCCGACGCCCCGGAGGTGGTGCGCTGCGCCGCACCGGACCGCGGGCCGGGGACCCGAACCCCCGCGGTGCCCGCTCCGCGCGCCGTACCGCAGTACTGCCACCCCGCCCCCGCCCGGCGGATGTTCGCCCGGCCCGAGCTGCCGCCGACGATCAAGCAGCGCATCAGCGCCGAGGCACACGGCACCTCGCCCGGCCTGCGCACCCGCCTGCGCTCCCGCACCGAGCGGTCGGCCGATGAGCTCGCCGCACCGGCCGGGGCAGCACCGTCCGGTACCGCACCGTCCGAGGCCGCATCGGCGGGGGCCGCACCGGCGGGGGCCGCATCGGCCGGGGCCGCATCGGCCGGGACCGCACCGGACGCCGGTGCCGAGGCGGTTGCCCGTCCCGCGGCGATTCCGGCGGCCCGCCGCCATGCGCACACCGCTCGTGCCGTCTGA
- a CDS encoding acyl carrier protein gives MTVPTVPTREEIVAQLAEILHEVAGVVPAEVTEEKSLVEELDVDSLAMAEVIVVAEERFGIELPEEEMKDMRTVLDIVIRVEKRAAS, from the coding sequence ATGACCGTCCCGACCGTCCCGACCCGCGAAGAGATCGTTGCTCAACTCGCCGAGATCCTGCACGAGGTGGCCGGCGTGGTACCGGCCGAGGTGACCGAGGAGAAGTCCCTGGTCGAGGAGTTGGACGTGGACTCGCTCGCGATGGCCGAGGTCATCGTCGTCGCCGAGGAGCGCTTCGGGATCGAGCTGCCCGAAGAGGAGATGAAGGACATGCGCACGGTTTTGGACATCGTGATCCGGGTGGAGAAGCGGGCGGCGTCCTGA
- a CDS encoding class I adenylate-forming enzyme family protein — protein MTDTIAPPVAAARLVDGTAAPLGGTGRLDGPTLDRRIRAAAHALRQRGLRTGDRVLVQGDNSVDYVVTLLALMHLDTSLIPLDHRLSPADADAAGRQARARWLVTAADRATAFPGLPDGRVVPYPRPSADAPPAPAAVDLAPWFRRPDALVLWSSGTTGRPKGIIKPGGAVLDNSVRTLRAMGYRDDDVLAPLLPFSHQYGLSVILLWWLARCTLLVTPYQRLDAAAGQAAAHGATAVDAAPSTYHSLLGVVRRRPEVRAGLAGVRLWGVGGAPLPAPLAENFHRTMGRPLLDGYGLTELGNVALATPEAPHGCGRPLPGVRLRVMRPDGTPAGPGELGGIEVRSPGLMAGYLQEDGSLTPVDPDAWYPTADLGSVDADGTVRVVGRNQAVHRLGFTLYPESLERRAEACGRPVKVLAVEDQRRGSALHFVVADPEGAAPLTWRRRLAEHLAEYEQPNAVHVVDHFPLTANGKPDTRALRAELGLELGGGPGTGAPVGG, from the coding sequence ATGACCGACACCATCGCCCCTCCGGTCGCCGCCGCCCGCCTCGTCGACGGCACCGCGGCCCCGCTCGGCGGCACCGGCCGCCTCGACGGACCCACCCTCGACCGCCGCATACGCGCGGCCGCGCACGCCTTACGGCAGCGCGGCCTGCGCACCGGCGACCGGGTCCTGGTGCAGGGCGACAACAGCGTCGACTACGTGGTCACGCTGCTGGCCCTGATGCACCTCGACACCTCGCTCATCCCGCTCGACCACCGGCTCTCCCCCGCCGACGCCGACGCGGCCGGCCGCCAGGCCCGCGCCCGCTGGCTGGTCACCGCCGCCGACCGCGCCACCGCGTTCCCCGGCCTCCCCGACGGGCGCGTCGTCCCCTACCCGCGGCCCTCCGCCGACGCACCGCCGGCGCCCGCCGCGGTCGACCTGGCTCCCTGGTTCCGCCGCCCCGACGCCCTCGTCCTGTGGTCCTCGGGCACCACCGGAAGGCCCAAGGGCATCATCAAGCCGGGCGGGGCCGTCCTCGACAATTCGGTGCGCACCCTGCGGGCCATGGGCTACCGGGACGACGACGTCCTCGCGCCCCTGCTGCCCTTCTCCCACCAGTACGGACTCTCCGTCATCCTGCTGTGGTGGCTGGCCCGTTGCACCCTGCTGGTCACCCCCTACCAGCGGCTCGACGCGGCCGCCGGGCAGGCCGCGGCCCATGGCGCCACCGCCGTGGACGCCGCGCCCTCCACGTACCACTCGCTCCTCGGCGTGGTGCGCCGCCGCCCCGAGGTGCGCGCCGGACTCGCGGGCGTACGGCTCTGGGGCGTGGGCGGCGCACCGCTGCCCGCCCCGCTGGCCGAGAACTTCCACCGGACCATGGGCCGCCCGCTCCTGGACGGCTACGGCCTGACGGAACTCGGCAATGTCGCACTGGCCACGCCGGAGGCACCGCACGGCTGCGGGCGTCCGCTGCCCGGCGTACGGCTGCGCGTGATGCGGCCCGACGGCACGCCTGCCGGACCCGGCGAGCTCGGCGGCATCGAGGTGCGCTCACCCGGGCTGATGGCCGGCTACCTCCAGGAAGACGGCTCGCTGACGCCCGTCGATCCGGACGCCTGGTATCCGACGGCCGACCTGGGCAGCGTCGACGCCGACGGCACGGTACGCGTGGTGGGCCGCAATCAGGCCGTGCACCGGCTGGGCTTCACGCTCTACCCCGAGAGCCTGGAACGCCGTGCCGAGGCCTGTGGCCGGCCGGTGAAGGTACTGGCGGTCGAGGACCAACGCCGCGGCAGTGCGCTGCACTTCGTGGTCGCCGACCCGGAAGGGGCGGCCCCCCTCACCTGGCGCCGGCGGCTCGCCGAGCACCTGGCGGAGTACGAACAGCCCAATGCGGTCCATGTCGTCGACCACTTCCCGCTCACGGCCAACGGAAAGCCCGACACGCGTGCGTTGCGTGCGGAGCTCGGGCTGGAGCTGGGAGGGGGTCCGGGGACCGGCGCCCCGGTCGGGGGCTGA